A region of the Paenibacillus sp. J23TS9 genome:
GTTGCTGGGTAACCCAGACGAATGACGCCGACTTGGGCCAGCTTTTTGCGCTCCACTATGGCATTGGTACACTGCGTCGTGCCTAACATGGCATGCGTGATTTGCGCTTTATCAATATTCGATTCCTGCAGCAAATTCCGGAGCGAGGTTTCAATCCCTATTTTAATATCTAGACTTGTTGGGGATTTAACCGCATGAATCAAATGATGATTCTCATCCAATATGATGGCATCTGTGTTGGTGCCGCCTACATCGATCCCGATTCTATACATTTTCAGCCACCGCCTTTTTCACCAGTTCCTCAATAGCAACATAATCGTAATCATATCCGAAGTATCTTGGTCCTACCGTCTGGACTCCCTTTTCGGTTCTCCACTTTTCATGAGCGGGCAGTCCAACCACCCGTACGCGCTTACCGTATTTTAGGCTCTCCGTGGTTACAGGCGACAAAGTTTCGAAATCAACCAGACAGATCAAATCGGGGGTCATCGCTACCACTTGACCGTTCTTTTCAGCAATCAGGTTTTCATTTTGAAAATGAACCTTCATCTCTCCGCCTTTAAACGCCTCGATTCCTTCGAGATGCATTTGGCCGAGGTTAAATCCTCCCTTGGTTTCCCGAATGACATCTACGATTTTGCCTTGGAAAAGTTCATAGCCGGACACAAGTTTCAACAGTTCTTGAAGCTTATCATTGGCTTCCCGATTCTTCGATGTAATGATCTCTCCGATCTGTTCAGAAAGGGTCACAATATGATGAACTCCGCTTTGCTTCATTTGAGCACCTGTTGCCGGATATAGGCTTACTAGAGCACTGGCACCCATTTCTACCGTTGCCACCCTGGCGAGCCGTTCCGTCCATGTATTATTAATAGTCTCAAAGATACCGATATTCCCTTTTTCATCCGAAATCGCCATCGGTGTCGCCGGCATGCCGTCCAGGTTAAACGTCACCATTTGAAGCTCCGGAAATGCACGTCCCATACCGTCACAGTCGATCAGGGGCAATCCCAGCTGCGCCGCAACGACGATGGGAATCATGGAATTGACACCCCCCGCCTCCATCGGAAACGTGCCGGTAATCTGATCTTTTCCTAAGTAATTCGCTAGTTTTTGAAAAACCTTTACAAACTCGTCCCCTTTAGGGAATTTCTCCACGAGTACGGAAGGCGCCCCCATCATCGCGGCCGGAATGAAAAAGTCCTCATCCTTAATCTCATCAACCGAGAATAACTGTACAGGTCCAAACTTCTCAATGGCCGAGAGAGCCATCAATTTTCCGATATAAGGGTCTCCCCCTCCGCCGGTTCCCAGAAAGGCTGCGCCGACGGCGATGTTTTCAACAGCTGCTTTATCTAAATATCTCATTCACGTTTCCTCCAATATGACTGTCTTTTGAGCCGATATACGATAGCCTGCATAATACATGACAAAAGAAATGACAATCCCGATCAACGGCTGATTCGGTACCTGCGGCAAGCTTGGAAACAGGGATAACACCACAGGGGTACTAGCAATAACCGCGCCCACAAGCCAGGAAACGATGCCCAGTATATTCACGCCTTCGACCTCATGCCAGCGGCTCTTATCCCCTTTGCCAAGCACCCAGTAAGAAGCGATCATCACGCCTGCCACCGGCGGAATCATGGCCGACAAGATGGACATGATCGGTGTGAAATAGTTGAGTATGCCTATGACAGCCAGTACCGTCCCGATCGTTCCCGCGATGCCAACGGCCCATTTTTCTTTTTCCTTCGATACGTTGAACACGTTAATTAAGGCAAAACCGCCTGAAATGGCATTCACGAGGTTCGTCTTCCATGTAGCCAGAATCAAGACCACACCGCCAATAAACGGTGTCGTGATGCTCAAAAAGGTTGCTGTGATATCGCTG
Encoded here:
- a CDS encoding DUF917 domain-containing protein; the protein is MRYLDKAAVENIAVGAAFLGTGGGGDPYIGKLMALSAIEKFGPVQLFSVDEIKDEDFFIPAAMMGAPSVLVEKFPKGDEFVKVFQKLANYLGKDQITGTFPMEAGGVNSMIPIVVAAQLGLPLIDCDGMGRAFPELQMVTFNLDGMPATPMAISDEKGNIGIFETINNTWTERLARVATVEMGASALVSLYPATGAQMKQSGVHHIVTLSEQIGEIITSKNREANDKLQELLKLVSGYELFQGKIVDVIRETKGGFNLGQMHLEGIEAFKGGEMKVHFQNENLIAEKNGQVVAMTPDLICLVDFETLSPVTTESLKYGKRVRVVGLPAHEKWRTEKGVQTVGPRYFGYDYDYVAIEELVKKAVAENV